The Acidimicrobiales bacterium genome includes a region encoding these proteins:
- a CDS encoding carbamoyltransferase C-terminal domain-containing protein, giving the protein MTAVLGLNCFSHDTSACLLVDGAVVAIGEQERFDRDQHTKHFPHAAIAYCLQQAGLGIDQVDAVAFAHHGGLDFARGTADAVARMAPKRLGAQAYTDARLVLKERSFRRIWGYKGKVFHVGHHDAHAASAFFSSPYDRAAVLTLDRGGDFLSTTMAVGEGNRLRQIGMVRNPHSLGEVYTAFTWLLGFRPNADEGKLMGLAPYGRDVLAKDIRDLVHLRDDGRFKVNLHWFRYQREGGSFSKAGLARFGPPRVPESEITDRHQDLAYACQDLVEEAGLHVARAVRKATGMERLCLAGGVALNSVMNARVLAEAGFDEMYVQPAASDAGNALGAAAWVWHHEMGQPRGWSMEHAFWGPSWTERDCAAALSARGLETRKVADPAAEAAERVAAGKVVGWFQGRSEIGPRALGARSIIADPRRAEMVETVNARIKRREAFRPFAPSVLDERGSEYFENYSHNPFMLLVLPVRPEKRSVIPAVTHVDGTGRMQSVSPSFNPAYHRLISEFDRRTGVPVVLNTSFNLRGEPMVNRPEEAVEDYLKSQMDALFLGDLMAEKAPAP; this is encoded by the coding sequence GGCGAGCAGGAGCGGTTCGACCGCGACCAGCACACCAAGCACTTCCCCCACGCCGCCATCGCCTACTGCCTCCAGCAGGCGGGCCTCGGCATCGACCAGGTCGACGCCGTCGCCTTCGCCCACCACGGCGGCCTCGACTTCGCCCGGGGAACGGCCGATGCCGTGGCCCGGATGGCGCCCAAGCGGCTGGGCGCCCAGGCGTACACCGACGCACGTCTGGTGCTCAAGGAGCGCAGCTTCCGCCGCATCTGGGGCTACAAGGGGAAGGTCTTCCACGTCGGCCACCACGACGCACATGCGGCCAGCGCCTTCTTCTCGAGCCCCTACGACCGGGCGGCCGTGCTGACCCTCGACCGCGGCGGAGACTTCCTGTCGACGACCATGGCGGTGGGCGAGGGGAACCGGCTGCGCCAGATCGGCATGGTGCGCAACCCGCACTCCCTCGGCGAGGTGTACACCGCTTTCACCTGGCTGCTGGGCTTCCGGCCCAACGCCGACGAGGGAAAGCTCATGGGGCTGGCGCCCTACGGGCGCGACGTTCTGGCCAAGGACATCCGCGACCTCGTCCACCTCCGCGACGACGGGCGTTTCAAGGTCAACCTCCACTGGTTCCGCTACCAGCGCGAGGGTGGTTCGTTCTCCAAGGCCGGACTGGCCCGCTTCGGCCCGCCCCGGGTCCCCGAGTCCGAGATCACCGACCGCCACCAGGATCTGGCCTACGCCTGCCAGGATCTGGTGGAGGAGGCGGGGCTGCACGTGGCCCGGGCCGTGCGGAAGGCCACCGGCATGGAGCGGTTGTGCCTGGCCGGGGGCGTGGCGCTCAACTCGGTGATGAACGCCCGCGTCCTGGCCGAGGCCGGCTTCGACGAGATGTACGTGCAACCGGCGGCATCCGACGCCGGCAACGCCCTGGGCGCCGCCGCGTGGGTGTGGCACCACGAGATGGGCCAGCCCCGGGGCTGGTCGATGGAGCACGCCTTCTGGGGCCCCAGCTGGACCGAGCGCGACTGCGCGGCGGCCCTGTCCGCCCGCGGCCTGGAGACCCGCAAGGTCGCCGACCCAGCGGCCGAGGCGGCTGAGCGAGTGGCGGCCGGGAAGGTCGTCGGTTGGTTCCAGGGGCGCTCGGAGATCGGGCCCCGTGCCCTGGGCGCCCGCTCGATCATCGCCGACCCCCGCCGGGCCGAGATGGTGGAGACGGTGAACGCCCGCATCAAGCGGCGGGAGGCGTTCCGTCCCTTCGCCCCGAGCGTGCTCGACGAGCGCGGCTCCGAGTACTTCGAGAACTACTCGCACAACCCGTTCATGCTGCTGGTGCTGCCGGTGCGCCCCGAGAAGCGCTCGGTGATCCCGGCCGTCACCCACGTGGACGGCACCGGCCGCATGCAGAGCGTGAGCCCGTCGTTCAACCCGGCGTACCACCGGCTGATCTCCGAGTTCGACCGCCGCACCGGCGTCCCGGTGGTCCTCAACACGAGCTTCAACCTCCGGGGCGAGCCCATGGTGAACCGGCCCGAAGAAGCGGTGGAGGACTACCTCAAGAGCCAGATGGACGCCCTGTTCCTCGGCGACCTGATGGCCGAGAAGGCGCCGGCGCCCTGA
- a CDS encoding sigma-70 family RNA polymerase sigma factor, translating into MAPSRAQTGDDDLVGIYLQDISVHPLLTRDDEVRLGELVADGKAAATELSDAAAPTPARIKALKKRVRAGDDATTKFVQSNLRLVVSLARRYRSSGLPMLDLIQEGNLGLLRAVEKFDPRRGFKFSTYASWWIRQAMTRSIANNGRTIRLPVHTGDQVMRMRKATSEFERLHGRQPSSAELAAIVDLPLRQVEDLLPHLSSPRSFSESLGSEGDMELGDTVEDANAPAPDEQVLAGLLPEAVGVMLASLGEREREVLFLRYGLDRGAPRTLEELAQRFNVTRERIRQIESKALAKLRRASTEGQRDLLTLQG; encoded by the coding sequence TTGGCACCAAGCAGAGCGCAGACGGGCGATGACGACCTGGTGGGGATCTACCTCCAGGACATCAGCGTCCATCCGCTGCTGACCCGTGATGACGAAGTCCGCCTCGGCGAGCTCGTCGCCGACGGCAAGGCGGCGGCCACCGAACTGTCCGATGCGGCCGCTCCCACGCCGGCCCGTATCAAGGCCCTGAAGAAGCGCGTTCGCGCCGGGGACGACGCCACCACGAAGTTCGTCCAGAGCAACCTTCGCCTGGTGGTGTCGCTGGCGCGCCGGTATCGCTCGTCGGGGCTTCCCATGCTGGACCTCATCCAGGAGGGCAATCTGGGCCTGCTGCGGGCGGTGGAGAAGTTCGACCCGCGACGCGGGTTCAAGTTCTCCACCTACGCCAGCTGGTGGATCCGCCAGGCCATGACGCGCAGCATCGCCAACAACGGACGCACCATCCGCCTGCCCGTGCACACCGGCGACCAGGTGATGCGGATGCGCAAGGCCACCTCCGAGTTCGAGCGGCTGCACGGCCGCCAGCCCAGCTCGGCCGAGCTGGCCGCCATCGTCGACCTCCCGCTGCGCCAGGTGGAGGACCTGCTCCCCCACCTCAGCTCGCCCCGGTCCTTCTCCGAGAGTCTCGGCTCCGAAGGCGACATGGAGCTGGGCGACACCGTCGAGGACGCCAACGCGCCGGCGCCGGACGAGCAGGTCCTCGCCGGCCTGCTGCCGGAGGCCGTCGGCGTGATGCTGGCCTCCCTCGGCGAGCGCGAGCGCGAGGTGCTGTTCCTCCGCTACGGCCTCGACCGGGGTGCCCCCCGCACGCTCGAGGAGCTGGCCCAGCGGTTCAACGTCACCCGCGAGCGGATCCGCCAGATCGAGTCGAAGGCGCTGGCCAAGCTGCGCCGGGCCTCCACCGAGGGCCAGCGCGACCTTTTGACGCTGCAGGGCTGA